The DNA sequence CTGTTTTAATTACAGAGATTACAGATGAAATTCAAAATCTTGTTAGAGATATGTGTGATACTATGGAAGCCCATAGAGGGGTAGGCCTCGCTGCCCCCCAAGTAGGAAAAAATATCAGCCTATTTGTTATGTGTGTAGAGAGAGAGAGCCTAGATGGAGAATTGATTTTTTGTGAGTCTCCGAGGGTATTTATCAATCCGACTCTGTCTAATCCTTCTGAAACACTGGTAATAGGTAGAGAAGGATGCCTTTCAATTCCTGGACTACGGGGCGAAGTATTTCGTCCTAAAAACATTACAGTGACTGCTATGGATCTTAATGGAAAGACGTTTACCGAGAATTTAGAAGGATTTACTGCTCGTATCATTATGCACGAAACAGACCATCTTAATGGAATTCTCTATATTGACCTTATGGAAGAACCTCGAGATCCAAAGAAATTTAAAGCTGCTTTAGAGAAAATTAAGCGTCGTTATAACTCACATTTGAGTAAAGAGGAAATTGTTTCTTAATTAAAATGCAGGATTTTTACTTGCTTCCTAGACTTGATTAAATCAGAACGAAGCTATCTTCACGACTATATTTCTTCAAAAGTTTTAAAATGTGTTTTACTAATCTTTTCTAAAAAATCTTTCCCTCTTTGTTTGGCAATTACCTTTGCTGTTTCTTTAACGTTACTTCCCGAACCTTTAGGAAGCTGCAACTGATATTTTTGTTCTAGTTTTTGTATTGAATTTACAAATGCGTCCCGAGCTATTATCGAAGCTGCGGCTACAATAACATCTTGTTCTGCGTGGGTTTTTTGTATCACAGAAATGTCGGTTGCTTTTTGCTTGAGAGCATTGAGTAAAGTCTGTTTGGAAGATGCAAACTGATCTGAAATTGCAAATACATCTCCCGAAGGCCTGGGTGCTAAGTTATTGATAATAGTAGCGTGAGCCCAAGCAAGAAGCTTATTTAAGTTATGAAATTTTCTATACAGCTCGTTGTATTTTTCTGGATACAAGATGATTAGATCACAGACACATAACGAGCGTATGATCCGTGCTAAGGAAATAATTTTACTATCTTTAAGATTTTTAGAGTCTTGAACGTTACTATCATAAAGTTTTTTTAAAATCTCAGATTGATCAGCATAGACTCCTGCTATACATAGGGGACCAAAAAAATCTCCTTTCCCAGATTCATCTACTCCTAATCGTGGGCGAAGATCTTGTTCTAAGGCGGTATGAGTAAATCTGTGCAAAACTTCAGGTTCCAGGAAAAATTCTATAAATTCTTGAGCTCCCTTACCCTGTATAACAAGTTTACCTGAGGAATATAGGGTACAGGTAACAGATTTAGACTGAGCTTGAAATATAGTATTTTGTGGCTGAGAAAAGGTGAAATCTTTTTCTTCCAGTTGAGTTCTTAAATTATTTTGAGCAGAGGTTGTTAAAGTAATAACAAAGGGTGTTGACATGCAGGAAATCTACCTATGAATTATAAAAATGCTTACAACTGCTTGGTTCTTAACCCTATAAACAAGATGCTAGGGGTTTATTATTTTTATTTCTAAGTAATATACTGTATAGAGAAGACATTTTCCAAGTACAAATTAAAAGACAATTTTGTATATTCCTGCAAATAACTTAGGAGTGCAAAAGATATAGGCGTGAAAACTATCTTGTATTTTAAAGTCTCAGGGTTTTTGAGGAACAGTAAATAGGTAAAGTTGATTTTATGAAGGAACACATACATAAAGAACTTCTACATCTAGGCGAGATTTTTCGTGTGTCAAGAGAGTCTCAATCACTATCATTAAAAGATGTAGAAGCTGCAACTTCGATACGTTATTCTTGTTTAGAAGCTATTGAACAGGGATATTTAGGCAAGTTAATTTCCCCAATTTATGCTCAAGGATTTATTAAAAAGTATGCTACTTATCTTGGATTGGATGGCGAAACTATTTTACAAGAACATCCCTATGTAATGAAAATTTTCAAGGACTTTTCAGAGCATAATATGGAAATGCTTTTGGACCTTGAGTCCATGGGGGGGAGGAATTCTCCTGAAAGAGCTATTCATTCTTGGTCAAACCTTTGGTGGGCAGGATTAATTGTTTTAGGGGGAATTTCCATATGGTGGTTAGGGTCTCTGTTTTCTGTTTTTTAACTCAAGGCCTGTTGGTCTATATTTAGACCAACAGATGAGTAGGTAGTACTTTTATCCTAAGAAGAAACAGTGTTGGGCTTTCCTAGATGATTGCAAAAGTGCTTGTTGGTTACCAGGGGACCATGGGTTATCCTTATCCTCATGATCTTCTAGAGGTACACCTAGATCAGGCTGTTTTCTTCCTGTAGTTTTAGAATCGCTTTCATCTGGGTGTCTATGGTGATGACTTGTCGTTGCTTGAGGGAGACCAGAAGGTTGCTGCTTAGTAGTATGCTTTTTTGAGTGCTGCTGCGAAGTACCGTCTACTTCTAGATCCGGATCGTCTAAACCCGAGTGAGTGCTATACGCGGCCCAACGATAAGTTCTCCCTCGGCCTTCTCTTAATAATGTTCGGATGATGTTTTGCCATGGACCTTCGGCATCAGGATCAATACAAGGTTTGCTGGGATCTAAAGGATCTACAGGAATATATCCTTGTGCAAGAAGACACAGCAGTACTAGGAGTTGGAATACATCTGACTCGAGACTCAATCCGAATCCAGGAGTCTGGAATAGCGTGCCTGTACCAAGGACTAGGCATTTTAGTGTTCGCTTTATTTGATCAACCACAGTCTGAGCAGCTTGTCCTAAAGGGCCCGTATATCCTGAATCGACGCTATAGACCTCTAACCTGGCTAATTTGTGCAACAGATGCTTACAATTTAATTTACATGTTACACGGTAACTTGAGCTAGCCCGTGGAGCACCTCCAACAGCACCTTGAAGAAGTGTATCGTCGCTGTCTTCTTGTGCTGCTGAAGAATCTGCTTGTAAGATCCAAGTAGTAGGAGGATTGTCAGGTGAAAATACACCGGGTGCTGAAACACTGCATACAGCTTCCAGTACCTTAGAAGAGTATTCCCCTTCACTTATATTGTCCCCGGACTCGTTGCTAAGCAACAAACAACGTAGAGGGTAAGCCAGGCAGTGTGTTTGTGTTTTTTGAAGCGCTGTCAGCGTCTGTTGACAAATATTTTTGAGATCAGCTTTCTCGCTTTCGTTTAACATGAGACCACTTTGAACTTTCGTTTGATGTTCTGGGTAGTGTTGAAAAGCTAGCCCAACACAAATAGGTCCGAAAAGGTTTACGAGTTCTTGTAAGAAAATTGATTGAGGATTATCGGGATTGTCAGTGGTGTTTAAGCAACAGGCACAGCACCCTCCCCATATCCATTGCAAAAAGCCAGGACAATGCTGTTCACACCAAGGCGTTCCTGTTCTATTACAATAGTTCCCTAGGCGTTGCATTCTAGCGCTATCTAAAAGATCATTTACTAGTTGACCTGCTTGTTTTGCTGTATCTAATAGGCCTTCTGGAGATGAGATATTAAACCCCATTTCACGTCTAGGCTGTTGTGTGATTGGTGGATTAGAAGGATCTTGTCCTTGGAGTGGAATATTTTCTGGTTGAGGATTTCTTGGTTGTTCGCGATAAAAACAACTGAAGCCTCCAATTGGACAGGTCATAAAAATTTTCCTTTTATAAGATTAAGTTATGCAAATATTTTTAATTCGGAGTTCTCTATAGAGAAAAAACCTATCGATAGCAAATCCCTTAGAATTATTTTTGAATGATAATTCATTGCAAGAAGTCTAAATATAGAAAATATTTGATATTATTTTTTGTAAAAAATTTTTTAGACAGAAAGTTTAAAATGATTTTTTGTTATTAGTCAATTTGTTTTTTAAATTTCGAAAATATTCTGTGGTTTATATGCGAAAATTTTCGTATCGTTTTTAAAGGCTGCAGCCTTAAAAGACTCTTAGTAAAACATAG is a window from the Chlamydia serpentis genome containing:
- a CDS encoding helix-turn-helix domain-containing protein, which codes for MKEHIHKELLHLGEIFRVSRESQSLSLKDVEAATSIRYSCLEAIEQGYLGKLISPIYAQGFIKKYATYLGLDGETILQEHPYVMKIFKDFSEHNMEMLLDLESMGGRNSPERAIHSWSNLWWAGLIVLGGISIWWLGSLFSVF
- the rnhC gene encoding ribonuclease HIII, with product MSTPFVITLTTSAQNNLRTQLEEKDFTFSQPQNTIFQAQSKSVTCTLYSSGKLVIQGKGAQEFIEFFLEPEVLHRFTHTALEQDLRPRLGVDESGKGDFFGPLCIAGVYADQSEILKKLYDSNVQDSKNLKDSKIISLARIIRSLCVCDLIILYPEKYNELYRKFHNLNKLLAWAHATIINNLAPRPSGDVFAISDQFASSKQTLLNALKQKATDISVIQKTHAEQDVIVAAASIIARDAFVNSIQKLEQKYQLQLPKGSGSNVKETAKVIAKQRGKDFLEKISKTHFKTFEEI
- the def gene encoding peptide deformylase, encoding MIRRLEYYGSPILRKKSVLITEITDEIQNLVRDMCDTMEAHRGVGLAAPQVGKNISLFVMCVERESLDGELIFCESPRVFINPTLSNPSETLVIGREGCLSIPGLRGEVFRPKNITVTAMDLNGKTFTENLEGFTARIIMHETDHLNGILYIDLMEEPRDPKKFKAALEKIKRRYNSHLSKEEIVS